The genomic region ATGCATATGTGCTCTCTGCGTCAAGGACTTGTCATACTGATGACCGTGTCACTCGTAGGACATCTGCTGGATCAGAACCTCTTTGGATATCAGACTCTGACCCTTTAAAAGCAGATTCCTTTGGGTTTGTTGATACCCATTGTCATTTGGATATGCTCTATGGCAAGTTGGGTTTCCAGGGGAGTTTCCAGAGTTTTCGGAAGGCATATTCAAAAAGTTTCCCTGTGGAGTTCAGTGGCTGCATTGCTGACTTCTGCAACCCAAGGATTATGCAGAAGGAGGCTATCTGGGAAGGTCTGCTGGGGGAGGAGTTAGTATGGGGCGCCTTTGGATGCCATCCACACTTTGCCAAAGAATACAATACTGTCCATGAGCAAAGTATCATGGAAGCCATGCGTCACCCTAAGACCATCGCATTCGGAGAAATTGGCCTGGACTATTCACATAAGAATTCAACTCATTCTGGCAGACAGAAAGAGGTATGATGGGGAGGTGGAACAGATTTGGGGTTTGAATAAGTGGTTTTGTTAATCATTTTTAGAGCTGGTGTTGATCGATGTGCATTTGTCttgtaacctgtgtgtgtgatgtgagaggTGTTACAACTACTCTAGGCTATAGCCCTAACAGAGAATGAGTATTTTATGAAAGAGAGAATGTGATAAATATGATGAAAAATGGTTGATatttattagggatgcaccgaaatgaaaattcttagccgaaaccgaaaaccgaaaatgaggaaaccaaggccgaaagccgaaaaccgaaacaccgaaatagcctatattatgccaattattagtagcattggatttatggctaacttcactaaaatcaaggcattgctattcaaagaataaatcaactacaaaatttgatttgtaaatatttatttagcactgacattacagtaatgcatattataaaataaaattagtggtgggccgttaacggcgataccgctgacaacggccgaccactaattaaattaaactcgcttgcagaccgtttttatctgagaggataaatatatgtattttatacgagttaaatttagttataactgactggcctgaaagataaatataaattctctcataaaaacgtgacgtgagttgcaacaacattaaacagctcaggtaaacacgcttctgagaaatgtcgtctgctcggcaaaacataacggggctccatgtgctctattagccgacgaaatccctacgacagagaacagctgatcgtctaaggcaacgagttccataatttttggtgtaatgtcttttgccttggcgccatcactggaaaacttttttgctagctttatccaaataagcgcgtgcaggtggcgatttttgcttgcgtcatcacagcacattgtttcggccgtgttgtttcggtgatgaaagtatttcggccgaaaaccgaaaatgcaaatttaagccatttcggccgaaaattttcggtggccgaattttcggtgcatccctaatatttaTTCGAATTATGGCCAAGGGATGTAACTCCAGGACACGACCCAAtgctcaaaataacaaacaaacgtCTCTAACCAAAATAATATCAACTACTAGTAATAGATTTTAAATATGTGTGAATTTTGAATATATTTGATATTCTATTTGGGTGCAGGTGTTTGAGAGGCAGTTGCGATTGGCTATTTCTTTGGGAAAGCCTCTGGTCATACATTGCCGTGATGCCGACGACGATTTGCTGGAAATCATGAAGAAGTGTGTTCCCAGAGACTACAAGATACATAGGTTTGTTTTTATAAGACATTCTGTATACAGATATGTATAAGCCACCGAAGTCCtataaccttgtgtgtgtgtgtgtgtgtgtgtgtgtgtgtgtgtgtgtgcgcgcgagatAGACACTGTTTTACCAATAGTTACTCTGTGATTGAGCCTTTCCTGAGTGAATTCCCCAACCTGTGCGTGGGTTTCACGGCCTTGGTGACGTATACCCATGCTCTAGAGGCCCGAGAAGCAGTGAGGAGAATCCCCCTCAATCGCATCCTTCTGGAGACTGACGCTCCGTACTTCTTGCctagacaggtgtgtgtttgtttgtgtgcagtGTTGATAAGAATTGCACTTATTCTTGATGAGCTCCAGTGGTGCATGCATATAGAATGGCCGGAAGATTTATTATATGACCTGAAAAACTCGTTCATCCTccttttgttttatttgatgGGAACGACGTTTGAACACTGTCCATCTGTAGGTATCCAGAACGGTGTGCAAGTTTGCCCACCCTGGCATGGGAATTCACACCTTGCGTGAGATCAGCCTGCTGAAAGGAGAGCTTCTCTCCACCGTGCTCCAAACAGTCcgccacaacaccacacacatctatgGCCTGTGAACCACAGCAAACCACAGCTTCAGCTCATTTACCATGGTGACCTGTAGTTATTGCCTGAAAGCAGTGTGTTACCTGCTGCATGTATGTTTTGGAGCTATGGTAACCTGTCTTCTAGTTGGCATGTCCTTCCTATTTTTGATGCTTTAACCATTGGTTAGTGTTATTATAAATTGTCTGTAGTATgcaaagtatatatttttcttaTACGAAAGATAATCTGTTGTAATTTTATGTTCAGTGTATTTTAGTAGACTTTGAATCAGTTGTACATTTTTGTCCTGTTGTACTTTTTTGCTTAGTGTATAGACATGTAAGGCTGAAACTGTCTAAGCTGTGTGTTCATTAAAAAGGCATTAGATATTGCACTTATTTTTCAGTAAAATAGCCCAGAAATtaagggttttttttattattattattttttttacatttagatATAGCATAACAATGGAAAAACTAGTACTGGTACCATAGAACTTTTAAACCAGTGAGTGAAGATTCTCTGTAAATATTTCTTTGATATTACAGGACAGCACGTTTTTTATGCATGAAGGCATGTGTAGtgtgtactttttttttttttttttgtctaagGTCTTGGAAGAACTACAAAAATACTTTTGTTTGAGGCATTTGCCTCACTTTTACTCATTAAAGTTTtataaggttttttttttatatgtgaCTTCAGTTTGATTTGAGTGTCACCATACTTGCTTGAACCACTAGAACTGGTAAAATAATTCATAAACATTGACATTATAACTGAATTAGTTAACCTATTTAGAGCCCATTCTTTCTTTAAATTAAGGGGTAAAAATCGCCTGAAGTGGAaggtttgcatgtgtgtttttcaggtGGTATTGCTTTTGAGCTTTGTGACTATACTATTGCCATCAGTTAATGACTGGACAGAGAGACAAATTTGACTCACATTCCCTTGAATACAGAACATCTCAAATTGTTTCCCCAGATTCAGATTTTGTAGTTTTGTGATTGTTAATTGCAACCCAGGTAATTCTAGGCCAACAGCCAAGATGCTTAGATTAattttattataatatatttttattggcTATATTGGGCTATGAAGTTATTTGTGCAGTAGTGAGCTGCAAGATCTTGATCTTTTCTGTCATTGTGGTCACTCTGAAACAAATGGaaacaaatacatttgacttgCACATTACAGTATGAAGTGTTTCAGACAGATGGTATGATGTCACATCCCACCTAAAGGAGGCACATCCAGGACATCCATCAGGATCATCTGCAGCACTGGGCCATACTTTTCATATTCTGCATCACTCAAAGACACACCCACCTGAAAAGGTGTGCTCAGCTAGACTCGGAGAGAGCAAGTCCGATATGGGAGAAAATAGAAAAACCAAATGTATTCAAAATGTGAAGGCCCAGGTTACCTACATCTGTGTTTTCTTTCTAATAGTGTTACTACTGCTATTCTGAGAACATAATTCATGTAAAAAGTGTTTTCTATGAGCACTTGCAAAGTCCAGTAAATTATTTTGCCAGAATTTCTCCCCTTCTGATATAAAATAGGTTGTCCTTAAGTTGTGTAAGGTTTTCATAAGGGGTATTGTACACACAGCATTTCTGTATTCTTACCCTCTAAGCAGCATAAATAGCTACAGAACAAAACCTTGGCCATGTGTTATTGAAGGTAGTCAATGCTTGGGTTAGTGAACAAGATGTATCTGGTCCCTGAACTTGTGAATTTTTAGAATTAATATCATTGGTTTAATTCTTCTACAGTTGTACTCTATAAAGGCTGCCATGCATTTTATAATCAATGGTAAATACGCCCCACTTCTGCTGTTACTGTATTCTGCTGACTGACTAGCCTGTGTACATCAACCTTCATTGGCATTCATGAAAAACCTTGTATTTAACGTGCAGGTATTGGCTGAATTATAAATATACATTGACACTAACACATTGTAAAATACTCAGGCTATCAATAAACAAAGCCATTGGAAAAATGGTACTGGAGTAACTCCCTGGGAGTGACTATGGAGAAGTCATTAGTCCAGTAACTTCTGAATACACAAAATAGGGTGactggtgtaggtgtaggagtACATAATAAACAGctcagtgtgtgtatgcatgtgtaccACGATGTGAGGATCCACTGGCAGCAGAGGGACGTCTGGCTCAGCCCTCCGTCCCATTCGAGGTTGTTTTCGGTCTCCATgaccctgaaacacacacagccgTTGTCATTTTTCTTCATCTCTAAGACAGCTAGGTAGGTGAGTAAAACCAGAGATACCACTACAGGTGCTAGCATGTCTTTTACCCCACCTGTGGTTTCTGGGTCGGGCTGAGGAAGCTGGAGCCACAAAGAACATATTTTGCCCACAAGGAAAGTGCACAGAGGAGCAAGACCACATGACTGGCCCGGTATGACATCCTAAAAGTGGATAATCACCAGTATTTAAGAAGTAAAAGATAAACAAGTTATGTTTGATAACAATCAGCCCTGAAGACATGGATGGCTATGAGTGTCATTTCAGTGCTGGCACAGCAATTGCTGTGAATGCTGAAAATTTGAAATGCACACCCAAGCCTATAAAACAGTAGGCTAGAAACATAGTGAACAAAAACAAGTGTTGACTGGATTGTTTtataatgtaaatgtcttaccTGGTTGAGTATGTGGTTGATGGCTCTTTCGGAATCAGCTTTCACTCTACACTGGGGTCTTCAGTCTTAATCAGCTATATATCAGCTCTACGTTAAGAGTGTAAAGAGAGATAACTATGACAAAGCAAACACAGCGGAATGCCCCCGTCCATTCAtgtggtgaaaaaaaaaaaaaaaaaaaaaaatatatatatatatatatatatatatatatatatatatatatatatatatatatatatatatatatatatatattagaagaTACTGGCTGTTCTACAGTGCAATTCGAAGTATGCAATAGATAAATGAATATGAGATGATTTGAGCGGTGAGTGGAAAAGATTTTCTACCTGGACCACTGTGCTATTTAAACAAGATTTTGTTTGAGAGAGAAGCAATTTAGACGATAGTAGGTCTTAAACAAATACACTTAGTGCGTTTATCTATTGATAACACGGTTCACATATCAAGTTATTTAATAGTTCGTCAAAATCATCTTttgaaatatttgtttatttgaatACCTGATATGCTCATGTTAACGTGAAATGCCAAAATGCCTTATTTTCGTAGCAATACTATTAGCTAATACATTGCATACGTATTTAAGTGAGCAATATTATATTGTGATTGTTAATGTGAGAATTGACTAAAAAAAGAGTGTAGATGGcagcttatttttttactttaactttaatgtacagtatgtgccAGTCAcctttaaacaaaacaaacaatagGCTCAACTATCATATCATACCATATTGTTGCATGGACAGAATTAACTTTCTAATGTCGAATGAACATAAAATAATCATGACTGacatttttgcagtaattctCCACAACAGTAGAGGTCGAGTGTTCCCAGTTATCCGCGTTTTAGATTTCAACATGGCGGTGTGTATGTAAACATTTAGCTATCCCTTAAAGTTAACAACTTAAAATAATATGGATAAAAAAAAGCAATATAATGTCACAGCCTCGTCGGTAAGTTAACATAtacaagcaatacaagcatagtaGCAACTAAGTAGTTTACTgtatgttttctttattttacgTATTTCGTTTAGTTTTCAGGATAGCTAGCTTAGCTACCATTTAGCTAAGctatctagctagctaacgcTTTTGTATACGTATAGTTAATTGTAAGCAGATTCACTGTCATATGTAATTAGTACTTTTGCATGGTTAATCTGTTAATTTTACAGTGTTGGCTAAACCATCATAAAGTAAGTCACAGTTAGCCAGCCTAGCTAATTAGCTAGCTCGATAACGATGGTATTTTGTACAGCGCAGATTGCtacgtagctagctagctaatataTAAATGTTTCACAAGTACAGCTAACAGCTGAACAATTTACTGTAGAAACCTCCAATATCAATGAATGTTTTAACACTGACCACTGAGAACTGAATAATTTTCTTTTTGGTATTTTCAAAAAGGCGATTTGCTAAACACGTGAAATGCAAAGGATTTGCTTTGAGGTGTATATGACCCAATTACATGTTAAAATAATATTGGAAAGCAACTACCAGTTCAGGACATTGTGCTGCGAAACTGGACTGTCTGGGCACCCTAACCAGAACACAAAACTGGACTGTCTGGGCACCCTAACCAGAACACAAAACTGGACTGTCTGGGCACCCTAACCAGAACACAAAACTGGACTGTCTGGGCACCCTAACCAGAACACAAAACTGGACTGTCTGGGCACCCTAACCAGAACACAAAACTGGACTGTATGGGCACCCTAACCAGAACATAAAACTGGACTCTATGGGCACCCTAACCAGACCACAAAAATGGACTGTATTGGCACCCTAACCAGAACATGAGAATGTCTTTGCTGCTTCGCTGTTGTAGAATGTTTTTGTCCTACTGCAATAGGACAAATAGTTAGCAACCGAGTTTTGAAACATTGCAATGGATGATGAGCACTTACTGTTTTTCTGGCAACTTTAGATTTTGTCCTGCTGTGGTTGACAGTAATTGTAGTTACAGATACTGTAATTCACAGTCTTTGCAGCATGGGCATTTCATTTTCATCCTCCACAATATTGCTATTCCATCTGTCCACAAGTCTTTGAGCTCAACTGGCCTTTTTTGTACTTTAAAGCCATTTGTAACATACCCTTTCTGTTCTGGAGGCTTAGCAGTGGATTGCATATTCTTTTGACATCACTAATTAATTTTTGGATCTTCCAGGCTCACAAGCCAAAGGGCCTGTTTTACTGACACTCACACTTCCCATTTTGAGAGACAAAAGAATCTAATTGGCACATCTAAAACCAATTTCTGAATAGAAAACGATGTCAGGTTAAATAAAAACCTATTAATTCAAAACAAAAATGATGCCAATAGGCACTGCATAAGTAAAACATTAAATCACTTGATATTTGTTGACTTGTTTCCCTAAATATGTGTCAATAGCTGGTTGATTTGAAAGCAGAGCTTTATCGGAAGCAAGAGTCATTCAAACAGGAAAGACTTGCAAAGGACACAGGAGCTGTACCTACattacacaccaaaacaaaggcAAGTCATCCCAACTAGAAATAACACGTAGATGTCACAGTGATGTCTGCCTCATTATACAGAAGGATTCATTTTGTATGGATTGCTTGATGTGCAGAAGCCCAGTATTTGGAGCAAGCAGAATGAAGGGGTGTCCGCTCGTGCTCAGCGGGATGTAGAGAAAGCTACAGAGGAAGAAAACACCTTAGACAAATCAAGGTAAAAACAGACAGAATATATCTTGGCTCAGCCACTTCAATGCACTGGCCTTGCACTTTTATTTTAATCATATACAATAACAATACCCTCTTTTTGCATTATTTTAGGCAGAAGTTGGAGGAGAAGGCCCGTCTGTACGAACAAATGACTAAAGGGGATTTCCCAGGTACACAGTCCTGTTTTTGGGAATATGGCCTGATGGGGTTGGTTCTACTTTATACTTTTCAACAGCTGGCAACTCCTGAACCCTCTTGTGCTTTTCTTGTGTAGATGAAGAGACTGAAAGTCTTTACTTGGTTGACTTCACTCAGAAGATTATTGACCAGAATAGAGGGGCACCCAGTAGACAGGCTGAAAAAGGAGACAGAGATGGCGAAGACACTGACACACAGATCCCTGTCCCACCTCCACAGAGCGAGGATGAGGAATGGTATAATGAGTTTTGCATTCTAAAATGAGTAAAATTATATCTTTAGTAATCATCATACAAAGCCTAAGTgtgctctctttctccttccttTCACCCCCAGGGTGGACTATGTTGATGCCTTAGGTAGATCAAGAAAGTGTCTAAGAAAAGACCTACCAGAGTTTCAGAAAATGGATCAAGACTTACAGGGCAAGAGGTACAACACGTGGACAAAATCAGTATATCTCATTGTGCTTTGTAAGTCCATCtacaagtgtgtgtttgtctcacTGCAGAGTTATCGGAGCCGATAGGACTCTGTTGTCTGAAGACATGAGACGAGAGATGCAGAGAGAACAATGGgaaagggaggaagaggagcagatgAAGAGGCCCGTGGGGCCCATTCACTATGAAAACATCCGTGAACAAGGTGAGAGAGATGTGCAGTGGAGGAGGATCCACTGACCCTCAGACCATTACCCGTACTCTACCAAATGTCTGTCTTACATGAAACTGAGAGCTGGCAGTCAACaggatgtttgtgtttgttttagagGCCAGAGAGCTGGGTGTTGGATACTTTGCTTTTTCTCAGGATGAGGAACAACGACATAAACAGAGAGAAACTCTTGATATGCTGAGAGATCAGGTGGGGATGAAGCAAACACCAAAATTACCTTATAAATTCATAATAATAAGCTGTGCTGGCTAACATTCATCTCTGTAGATTGCACATATAGATGTGTGTATCATTACTCAAACAGTGTTTCCCTTTATTCATTATTGCAGTATTGGCCAGTGCACTGTTTATACTGAGACATCTGCGATATGCAAATGAACCTTCTAAATGGTTCAGATATTTTTGTCTCTGTGCTCTGAGAGCCCTGACCAGCCTTGGATGTTCCAGATAAATACTGAATTTGAGTGATCCAACAAATGTAAATCATTTTGTTCAGCATAGAAGAGACCAGTCTTAAACCATGGCTTGTGAAGGGTTCACCATAATGATATAATATTTTACCATCATTCTGCTAGTGCCATTTTCTGGCTCATTTTAGTAGTGTTTCTGAATAGAATACAGGACATTTCAAACTAATATATAGGATGAAATAAACACACTTGCTGCACTGttaattaaattttttaaataatgtcaCAAAAATTGGTTATAAAACCATTACAATATGAGGACTAAGATGCCTAGCTATTTGATTAGCTAAATGCTAAACTGTAATTTGTAACTTCCTGAAACTCATTTTTTCATGATATAGCAATGATTGTGTCGATAGCACAGGTTATCGAAACTTAGTCTGCATG from Brachyhypopomus gauderio isolate BG-103 chromosome 8, BGAUD_0.2, whole genome shotgun sequence harbors:
- the ccdc174 gene encoding coiled-coil domain-containing protein 174, with the translated sequence MDKKKQYNVTASSLVDLKAELYRKQESFKQERLAKDTGAVPTLHTKTKKPSIWSKQNEGVSARAQRDVEKATEEENTLDKSRQKLEEKARLYEQMTKGDFPDEETESLYLVDFTQKIIDQNRGAPSRQAEKGDRDGEDTDTQIPVPPPQSEDEEWVDYVDALGRSRKCLRKDLPEFQKMDQDLQGKRVIGADRTLLSEDMRREMQREQWEREEEEQMKRPVGPIHYENIREQEARELGVGYFAFSQDEEQRHKQRETLDMLRDQTTVQRTKREQLKEKRKSVLEARLAKVRMRKMKKSKLESGAEEEEVPIADAAVPEDEDKAGDLIGPPPPAPKMPKVEVIIQERKDTRPGVPHVREWDRGKEFFLGQWTSRRRDERESEFAPPTSYFTEDKRGRSQAPERSKGKVAFQWSESQKGAQNTSEPFPSQSRCSQSQETPQAPPAQTRSLDDLLSFYKHSV
- the tatdn2 gene encoding putative deoxyribonuclease TATDN2 isoform X3, whose amino-acid sequence is MMTFPEEKSKANYLRSTEGSIKSDDRKSSITENGAKKPSARTFVVDNPALKTKRKEHETYRLSSPFAFLESSEEEKAGIAETRSESPDWSDVEDPVEVESFSQDEFPMQNTKLTIEQDIKTEDYKALPPLEYVSNSPLPLMLSNFKQPTFRMPGVNTVPYATGPPMSGGNIGTPLRFHSSKQSPRYMTPDSSSSRTPCLPSSSAIALGRGVGSQQRIDKDSLPSAPCSPPMMTARTTHSSPHFMGPCEETPMVRRRFSDAYVLSASRTCHTDDRVTRRTSAGSEPLWISDSDPLKADSFGFVDTHCHLDMLYGKLGFQGSFQSFRKAYSKSFPVEFSGCIADFCNPRIMQKEAIWEGLLGEELVWGAFGCHPHFAKEYNTVHEQSIMEAMRHPKTIAFGEIGLDYSHKNSTHSGRQKEVFERQLRLAISLGKPLVIHCRDADDDLLEIMKKCVPRDYKIHRHCFTNSYSVIEPFLSEFPNLCVGFTALVTYTHALEAREAVRRIPLNRILLETDAPYFLPRQVSRTVCKFAHPGMGIHTLREISLLKGELLSTVLQTVRHNTTHIYGL
- the ghrl gene encoding appetite-regulating hormone, producing the protein MSYRASHVVLLLCALSLWAKYVLCGSSFLSPTQKPQGHGDRKQPRMGRRAEPDVPLLPVDPHIVLSTPFQVGVSLSDAEYEKYGPVLQMILMDVLDVPPLE